A genomic region of Thunnus albacares chromosome 2, fThuAlb1.1, whole genome shotgun sequence contains the following coding sequences:
- the LOC122996998 gene encoding uncharacterized protein LOC122996998 isoform X6, producing MEEYLRRVQSRLGADASDDSIHAVVGGPEADVDTVAATLCLALHLSQREPSGGVCVPVLCGRRCDAVLPAETVRYLQSVKICESLLLWKEDVDLVKLHHTRKLSLTLLRDGVLDSSEYHTLESCILRVVHHDGQQDAEDYGASSAVTTVAREILQEAAEHIGAALRETLGEALRLQSEAQCIKHGRQSVQLEALMRSLEQLSDVTASQQDAAKLQDLEQLLSKELKEFSDGEMTIALTSVTSDEEDWHGYVDRLKSFSHRHGYDGLMVLLSISDTVHHPRQQVAVYTSNADILNQICCELEESSSLSLSGELEPRECLQVYHITINTPLSSDTSLLWEEIQGFLKEFVDRRSSMLACHPSSRTSSTEGVAGSVEFSQGSSGINDMDGSDIERVEGGCGDAVPIARVMADEEDTGGVGVGAGGELVSPDSGMTTIRSSRSSKESSVFLSDDSPVGEVVAGGGSAAGPGGLFLRNPSPLGLLSLSPPVPPERRRNRSSRNRSENFDLFSFDPLHSSDHSLPAGGESTNSGGRGDEEVRRAGSSSLSEYEELSLMDFSAPSSLANFSVDHHGQIHGNEMIDTVVPPTPVNSLVGSRPPSRCGVRFFPEDVVERINGLQHKDSVSSSLSETWDELGFDTQGALSSSDNNAWNRTRGSESPQNILEEVGGKESIGDTAEREKIVKSENSHHRGMGLEPQLSLITEQTESYDNWNPDSLLKDQWNLVTLADLQLTPPEEEVFGKCKAGIIAVQEKTSSLSKKKVILNTLTPDTSKEEDEGVQGKKGDRQMELLDFWTYSAQKGFLKSDSGTTTSYPESLDMWNMTIRDDSLSPLTTPENLSENSGSFYGLNPSVKGGASVESPLGFSDGGMEMWNTTIQEDSSSTITSPEGPENGRDLSYMGSLEASDIPETNATKQTEEEKAIEEKSVNKVLSQTPGEVEWKGNEHHVKIVIEAAEGRSQIKETDDNDIQSAQSQMSVMQNFVSELPKEQTVPDQGSDMWDLPVPGMVTSTSEYDNVGAGTWSLTSSPETYASPVVDMIQLEEQSSPFIAVTKPTQIDEGHDQHQRADSLGEHRVVLSDKEQPDDQVFIFERPSELSDMTRSGGSSIESKYDNKTAEGLEEADWIEQPSDHSPFILVDNSSVTQQISANHQSSSGEAVETQIQTDQSLSPSLMNWDSLVSQKHDGPKSTSVRMAHNDDGPIIESQRGPDNESNGNVEGKTTETMSLSSSSGGERDTTKHSPDSLLPGSQDDLRSNSDGDSSSGLEMENIIVSGTVKEADREWHYRPKEGDKQSKGTRKSLETFSMLSYAATVLQIQAQAAHREHQENTEQSRQNQMSRDTEGTLSADVQQNQAVFESTNKHITEQTYSKTGALHQSSSDESALDVCSASQRFTDSTHPQENASNATEIFSPSQSKTISQVFHQSDSRPTVCSPTPIEEGNYDDKSSIMARSVSPSLRYPSDHFLKTREEVYVHSQISMEDSDEGGQSPSSAPSCPTSLGNLQVWGGQLARQDTPQSTSEPQSPALTNSSVSHTSSLVGTPLSESGISTDRGLGLPFSGDLMEEENGEEEQEEEIDVELTTLPKWTSQVQTEKEERPQLGSSDLLSFTEELIGGCSFQQTDLQTLEPKGGRFLQNTLDYYDGQPIRTVDCDTWSAEQHTGGNGASQESHSPILRRHQEVTSQLLSQTTDENAAYQWTGSQNVTQGQTQYGYNYHHIDQRTENQSASAACADTKSNSQENTTDVYAEFTTDATTVQYRADQAESYYEPGDIAEYSSEDPGSTFQYIAESQYGGDSTSTRASEVQCSQYQANGQSQYETDQGQYQFDGQLFYQSNIHAEREDHARYVPEEYVHFLLSSRHSQQGDNAAGMMMKMASSEEAEEMENREDPPSSADLSIGSNQRRKLVAPPMNVSLDPSEGSLLSEDALDTEDEALDTGDDLDLNIDEVDTSDEADSREFNRHGDSDESNLGAGAALSEGVAGHRAAEEGRESRLWRSVVIGEQEHRIDMKCIEPYRRVISHGGYYAEQNAIIVFAACFLPDSDCDNYNYVMENLFLYVISTLELMVAEDYMIVYLNGATPRRRMPGFTWMKKCYQMIDRRLKKNLKMFIIVHPSWFIRTLLGITRPFISSKFSSKIKYVNSLRELGEIIPMEYVHIPPSIVKADRKGNSAV from the exons ATGGAAGAGTATTTGCGGAGGGTCCAGAGCAGACTCGGG gcaGATGCATCAGATGATTCCATCCATGCTGTTGTAGGCGGACCAGAGGCAGATGTTGACACTGTGGCCGCAACACTGTGCTTAGCACTACACCTCAGCCAG AGGGAGCCATCAGGTGGAGTGTGTGTGCCGGTGCTGTGCGGCCGGCGATGTGATGCTGTGTTGCCCGCGGAGACGGTGAGGTATCTGCAGAGTGTGAAAATTTGTGAGAGCTTGCTGCTGTGGAAGGAAGATGTAGATCTGGTGAAACTTCATCACACCAGaaaactctctctcacactgctAAGAGATGGAGTGCTAGACAg cTCTGAGTACCACACTCTGGAGTCCTGCATCCTGCGAGTGGTCCATCACGACGGGCAGCAGGACGCAGAGGATTATGGGGCATCGTCCGCAGTGACGACAGTCGCCAGAGAGATTCTTCAAGAGGCAGCAGAGCACATCGGAGCAGCGCTGAGGGAGACTCTCGGAG AGGCTTTACGGCTACAAAGTGAAGCTCAGTGTATCAAACATGGCCGTCAGTCAGTACAACTGGAGGCGCTCATGAGATCCTTGGAGCAATTGAGTGATGTCACTGCGAGTCAACAGGATGCGGCGAAGCTACAAG ACTTGGAGCAGCTGCTGTCCAAGGAGCTGAAAGAGTTTTCGGACGGAGAGATGACCATAGCGCTAACCTCAGTGACCTCAGACGAGGAG gACTGGCATGGTTATGTGGACAGGCTGAAATCATTCAGTCATCGCCATGGCTACGATGGTTTGATGGTTCTCTTGTCCATCAGTGATACAGTTCATCATCCTCGCCAGCAGGTGGCTGTCTACACGAGCAACGCTGATATCCTAAACCAG ATCTGCTGTGAGTTGGAAGAGTCTTCCAGCTTGTCTCTTTCTGGTGAATTGGAGCCCAGGGAGTGTCTCCAGGTCTACCACATCACTATAAACACCCCCTTATCCTCTGATACTTCTCTGCTGTGGGAAGAGATTCAGGGCTTCCTCAAGGAGTTTGTTGATCGGCGAAGCTCTATGCTGGCCTGTCACCCCAGCAGTAGGACCTCTTCCACGGAGGGAGTGGCAGGCAGTGTTGAGTTCTCCCAGGGATCATCTGGAATCAATGACATGGATGGTTCTGATATAGAGAGAGTCGAAGGAGGCTGTGGAGATGCGGTGCCCATAGCACG GGTGATGGCAGATGAAGAGGACACAGGAGGTGTAGGAGTCGGTGCAGGTGGGGAGCTAGTGAGCCCTGACAGCGGCATGACCACAATCCGCAGCAGCCGCTCCTCCAAGGAGAGTTCAGTGTTTCTTAGCGATGACAGCCCTGTTGGTGAAGTTGTAGCAGGTGGGGGGTCAGCAGCAGGGCCTGGAGGACTCTTCCTGAGAAACCCCTCTCCCCTGGGGTTGTtatctctctcccctcctgtcccaccagagaggaggaggaaccgCTCTAGCAGGAATAGGAGTGAGAACTTTGACCTGTTTAGTTTTGACCCACTACATAGCAGTGACCACTCTCTGCCAGCAGGCGGGGAATCTACAAAttctggaggaagaggagatgaggaagTAAGAAGAGCAGGAAGCTCAAGCCTATCAGAATATGAAGAACTGAGCTTGATGGATTTCTCTGCTCCCAGTTCATTGGCAAATTTTTCAGTAGACCACCATGGTCAAATCCATGGGAATGAGATGATTGATACTGTGGTTCCTCCAACCCCAGTCAACAGCCTGGTAGGTAGTCGCCCACCCAGCAGATGTGGGGTCAGGTTCTTCCCAGAAGATGTAGTTGAAAGGATCAATGGCCTACAGCACAAGGACAGTGTGTCATCGTCCTTGTCGGAAACCTGGGATGAACTTGGCTTTGACACACAAGGAGCATTGTCCTCAAGTGATAATAATGCCTGGAATAGGACCAGAGGATCTGAGAGTCCACAGAATATTTTGGAGGAAGTTGGAGGCAAAGAGTCAATTGGTGAcacagcagaaagagaaaagatcGTAAAGTCAGAGAACTCCCATCACAGGGGAATGGGCCTTGAACCACAGCTTAGCCTGATCACCGAGCAGACTGAATCATATGACAACTGGAACCCAGATTCTCTATTGAAGGATCAATGGAACCTTGTTACTTTGGCGGATCTGCAATTGACACCACCAGAGGAGGAAGTATTTGGAAAATGCAAAGCTGGTATCATAGCAGTGCAAGAAAAAACATCCTCGTTGTCAAAAAAGAAAGTAATCCTAAACACTCTAACACCAGACACATCTAAAGAAGAGGACGAAGGGGTacaggggaaaaaaggagacagacagatggagctTCTAGACTTCTGGACCTACTCAGCACAGAAGGGATTTCTTAAGTCTGATAGTGGAACCACCACGTCTTACCCTGAATCACTAGATATGTGGAATATGACAATCCGGGATGACAGTCTATCACCTCTCACGACCCCTGAAAACTTGTCTGAAAACTCAGGTTCTTTCTATGGATTGAACCCCAGTGTTAAGGGTGGTGCCTCTGTGGAAAGTCCACTAGGATTCTCTGATGGTGGAATGGAGATGTGGAACACCACCATTCAAGAAGACAGCTCTTCCACAATAACAAGCCCCGAAGGGCCAGAAAATGGAAGGGACCTTAGTTACATGGGATCACTGGAAGCCAGTGATATTCCTGAGACAAACGCGAccaaacagacagaagaagaaaaagctaTAGAGGAGAAAAGTGTGAATAAAGTACTGAGTCAGACACCTGGGGAAGTAGAGTGGAAAGGTAATGAACACCATGTGAAAATAGTCATAGAGGCTGCAGAGGGTAGATCACAGATTAAAGAAACAGATGACAATGACATCCAGAGTGCTCAGAGTCAAATGTCTGTCATGCAGAATTTTGTATCTGAACTTCCAAAAGAACAGACAGTACCAGACCAAGGTAGTGACATGTGGGACCTACCTGTCCCTGGCATGGTCACCTCCACCTCAGAATATGACAATGTTGGAGCTGGCACTTGGAGCCTGACATCCTCCCCCGAGACCTATGCTAGTCCAGTAGTAGACATGATACAGCTAGAAGAGCAGTCCAGCCCTTTTATAGCTGTGACCAAGCCTACTCAGATAGATGAGGGACATGATCAACACCAGAGGGCTGATTCTCTAGGAGAACACAGAGTAGTACTTTCAGATAAAGAACAGCCAGATGACCAAGTGTTCATATTTGAGAGACCTAGTGAGTTGAGTGACATGACCAGAAGTGGAGGGAGTTCAATTGAGAGTAAGTACGACAACAAAACTGCAGAGGGATTAGAGGAGGCTGACTGGATAGAGCAACCAAGTGATCATTCCCCATTTATTCTGGTGGACAATTCCTCTGTCACTCAGCAAATTTCAGCCAATCATCAATCAAGTTCAGGAGAAGCTGTTGAGACTCAAATCCAGACTGACCAATCATTGTCCCCAAGCCTTATGAACTGGGATAGTCTTGTTTCCCAGAAACACGATGGCCCCAAATCAACTTCAGTCAGAATGGCCCACAATGATGATGGGCCTATTATTGAAAGCCAAAGGGGTCCTGACAATGAGAGCAATGGAAATGTGGAAGGTAAAACAACTGAGACCATGTCACTGAGTTCCAGCTctgggggggagagagacacaacGAAGCATAGCCCAGACAGTCTTCTCCCAGGCAGTCAAGATGACCTCAGGTCCAATTCAGATGGAGATTCATCATCAGGCCTTGAAATGGAAAACATCATTGTATCTGGCACAGTAAAGGAAGCTGACAGAGAGTGGCATTATAGGCCTAAAGAGGGTGACAAGCAATCAAAAGGAACAAGGAAGTCCCTGGAAACATTTAGCATGCTTTCTTATGCTGCCACAGTACTGCAAATCCAGGCCCAAGCTGCACATAGAGAGCATCAGGAGAACACAGAACAAAGCAGGCAAAACCAAATGTCTAGAGATACTGAGGGTACACTCAGTGCAGATGTCCAGCAAAATCAAGCTGTCTTTGAAAGCACTAACAAACACATCACAGAACAGACATACTCAAAAACAGGAGCATTGCATCAGTCCAGCTCTGATGAGTCAGCCCTCGATGTTTGCAGTGCCTCTCAACGTTTCACAGACAGCACGCATCCCCAAGAAAATGCTAGTAATGCCACTGAAATATTCAGTCCAAGCCAATCAAAAACTATCTCTCAAGTTTTTCATCAGTCAGATTCAAGACCGACAGTTTGCAGTCCAACACCGATAGAAGAAGGAAACTATGATGATAAATCAAGCATCATGGCCAGAAGTGTGTCTCCATCATTAAGATATCCATCAGATCACTTCCTGAAAACCAGAGAAGAAGTTTATGTCCATTCACAAATCTCAATGGAAGATTCAGATGAGGGTGGGCAGTCGCCCTCTTCAGCTCCATCATGTCCTACTTCTTTGGGCAACTTACAAGTCTGGGGGGGTCAGTTAGCAAGACAAGACACACCTCAATCCACATCTGAACCACAATCCCCCGCACTTACCAACAGCTCTGTCTCCCACACAAGCTCTTTGGTTGGCACACCATTAAGTGAGTCAGGTATTTCCACTGACAGAGGACTTGGATTACCTTTTTCTGGAGATTTAATGGAAGAGGAGAATGGTGAGgaagagcaggaagaggaaattGATGTAGAGCTCACTACCCTGCCAAAATGGACTTCACAAGTCCAAACTGAGAAGGAAGAAAGACCACAGCTGGGTTCTTCTGATCTGTTGAGTTTCACTGAGGAGCTGATTGGAGGTTGTTCATTTCAACAAACAGATTTACAGACACTTGAACCAAAGGGCGGCAGGTTCCTACAGAATACACTGGATTACTATGATGGACAACCTATAAGGACTGTTGATTGTGATACATGGTCTGCTGAACAACACACTGGAGGCAATGGAGCTTCTCAAGAAAGCCATTCACCTATTTTAAG AAGACACCAAgaagtgacatcacaacttttgTCCCAGACAACCGATGAGAATGCTGCATACCAGTGGACAGGAAGTCAGAATGTAACTCAGGGTCAAACCCAATATGGCTACAATTACCACCACATTGACCAAAGAACTGAAAACCAGAGCGCCTCCGCAGCCTGCGCAGATACCAAATCTAACAGCCAGGAGAATACCACAGATGTCTATGCTGAGTTTACAACTGATGCCACAACTGTACAATATAGAGCTGACCAGGCTGAGAGCTATTATGAACCTGGAGATATTGCCGAGTACAGCTCGGAAGATCCAGGTTCCACATTCCAGTACATAGCCGAAAGCCAATACGGAGGTGACTCTACCTCCACGCGTGCTTCTGAAGTCCAGTGCTCTCAGTATCAAGCTAATGGCCAGAGCCAGTATGAGACAGACCAAGGGCAGTACCAGTTTGATGGGCAGCTATTCTACCAATCAAATATCCACGCTGAGAGGGAAGATCATGCGCGGTATGTGCCAGAGGAATACGTCCACTTTCTCCTCTCAAG CAGGCACTCCCAACAAGGAGACAACGCAGCagggatgatgatgaagatggcCTCCAGTGAGGAAGCTGAGGAGATGGAAAACAGAGAAG ACCCACCCTCCTCTGCAGATCTGTCAATCGGGTCCAATCAAAGGAGGAAGTTAGTAGCTCCACCAATGAACGTGTCACTGGACCCTAGTGAAGGGTCCCTTCTCTCAGAGGATGCCCTGGATACAGAGGACGAGGCTTTGGATACCGGGGATGACCTGGATCTGAATATTGATGAGGTGGACACATCTGATGAGGCCGACTCAAGGGAGTTCAACAGACACG GGGACTCAGATGAGTCTAATCTTGGAGCAGGAGCCGCATTAAGTGAAGGTGTTGCAGGACACAGAGCGGCTGAGGAGGGCAGGGAGAGCAGACTGTGGAGGAGCGTGGTGATTGGAGAGCAGGAGCATCGCATTGATATGAAGTGCATCGAGCCTTACAGAAGAGTCATCTCTCAtggag gtTATTATGCTGAACAGAATGCCATCATCGTGTTTGCAGCTTGCTTTCTACCAGACAGCGACTGTGACAATTACAACTATGTAATGGAAAACCTTTTTCT ATATGTAATTAGTACCCTGGAACTTATGGTGGCAGAAGATTACATGATTGTCTACCTGAATGGTGCCACACCTCGCAGGAGAATGCCTGGCTTTACTTGGATGAAAAAGTGCTACCAAATGATTGATAGAAG